In Isoptericola jiangsuensis, the following proteins share a genomic window:
- a CDS encoding SDR family NAD(P)-dependent oxidoreductase: MSFPFADVSERSLIDLLSLAGRRAVVTGAAQGLGKAIAARLAEAGANLLLVDLNEEGARAAAAELGERHGVRALSTRADVTETSSVAAAADHAVAELGGIDIWVNNAGIFPNAPVTTMPDEMWDTTFAVNARGVFLGSREAARRMSPDGPGAVIVNVISTAGVQVAFPGMAAYVGSKHAALGMTKSLAVDLAPLGIRVLGVAPSFVPTEGNIAAAKAGAEAAAAAGVEMPPLDVMSSSRIGRLGTPDDIARVVLFAASDLSMVMTGSTLLADAGETV; the protein is encoded by the coding sequence ATGAGTTTCCCGTTCGCCGATGTCTCCGAGCGGTCGCTGATCGATCTGCTGTCTCTTGCCGGTCGTCGTGCGGTGGTCACGGGCGCCGCCCAAGGGCTCGGCAAGGCGATCGCCGCACGACTCGCGGAAGCCGGCGCGAATCTGCTCCTCGTCGACCTCAACGAGGAGGGCGCGCGCGCTGCGGCAGCGGAGCTGGGCGAGCGGCACGGGGTCCGTGCGCTGAGCACGCGAGCCGATGTCACCGAGACGTCGTCGGTCGCTGCGGCGGCCGACCACGCGGTGGCGGAGCTCGGTGGCATCGACATCTGGGTCAACAACGCCGGGATCTTCCCCAACGCTCCCGTGACGACAATGCCCGACGAGATGTGGGACACGACCTTCGCGGTGAACGCGCGCGGCGTGTTCCTGGGTTCGCGCGAGGCCGCACGCCGCATGTCGCCGGACGGCCCGGGCGCCGTGATCGTCAACGTCATCTCGACCGCGGGCGTGCAGGTGGCCTTCCCGGGGATGGCCGCCTATGTCGGTTCGAAGCACGCCGCCCTCGGCATGACGAAGTCCCTCGCTGTGGATCTCGCACCGCTCGGCATCCGCGTGCTCGGTGTGGCGCCGAGCTTCGTCCCCACGGAGGGCAACATCGCCGCCGCGAAGGCGGGGGCCGAGGCGGCTGCCGCCGCCGGCGTCGAGATGCCGCCGCTCGACGTCATGAGCAGCAGCAGGATCGGTCGCCTCGGTACCCCGGACGACATCGCTCGCGTCGTCCTGTTCGCCGCGAGCGACCTGTCGATGGTCATGACAGGGAGCACCCTGCTCGCCGACGCGGGTGAGACGGTCTGA
- a CDS encoding sugar phosphate isomerase/epimerase family protein: MSTTPQRPLRAIQQIQIGRLTSTDDQAREVLARLVSAGFEAIELNGFMTRPTPMLVRALTKAAGMPVGSGGRLDWARLVAESGLAVAAFHEDLGTIESRPAEVAARARQFGARNVVVTGMYRFDYGDDTAVAGLAERLDAAARALAGEGMRLLYHNHTAEFRRLRSGATAFDVLVERTDPDALDFELDCFWAATAGVDPLGVMDRLGERLRLLHLTDRGSRISGSTMTPVVKVDSVELGAGNMAVDAIVARAAALGVEAVILETHKNWIDNSPLRSAEVSADVLRRLLPD; this comes from the coding sequence ATGTCCACGACGCCTCAGCGGCCTCTGCGTGCCATCCAGCAGATCCAGATCGGCCGTCTGACGTCCACGGATGACCAGGCGCGCGAGGTCCTCGCGCGCCTGGTCTCTGCCGGGTTCGAAGCCATCGAGCTCAACGGCTTCATGACGCGCCCGACGCCGATGCTCGTCCGCGCACTCACGAAGGCGGCGGGTATGCCGGTCGGCAGCGGTGGACGCCTGGACTGGGCACGCCTCGTGGCCGAGTCGGGCCTGGCCGTCGCGGCGTTCCACGAAGACCTGGGCACGATCGAGTCCCGTCCGGCGGAGGTCGCGGCACGCGCCCGCCAGTTCGGCGCCCGAAACGTCGTGGTCACCGGCATGTACCGGTTCGACTACGGCGACGACACCGCCGTCGCCGGACTGGCAGAGCGCCTGGATGCGGCGGCTCGTGCGCTGGCGGGGGAGGGGATGCGCCTGCTGTACCACAACCACACCGCCGAGTTCCGGCGCCTCCGGTCCGGTGCCACCGCGTTCGACGTGCTGGTGGAGCGGACGGATCCTGACGCGCTCGACTTCGAACTTGACTGCTTCTGGGCCGCCACCGCCGGCGTCGACCCCCTGGGCGTGATGGACAGGCTCGGCGAACGTCTGCGTCTCCTCCATCTCACCGACCGCGGCTCCCGCATCTCGGGCAGCACGATGACGCCCGTCGTGAAGGTCGACAGCGTCGAGCTGGGCGCAGGGAACATGGCCGTCGACGCCATCGTCGCGCGCGCCGCGGCGCTGGGCGTGGAGGCGGTCATCCTCGAGACGCACAAGAACTGGATCGACAACTCGCCGCTGCGCAGCGCCGAAGTGAGCGCGGACGTGCTGCGGCGCCTACTTCCCGACTGA
- a CDS encoding SDR family NAD(P)-dependent oxidoreductase: protein MNISDKTFVVTGAGNGIGREVSLHLLDAGARVAGVDLDASGLAATAERAAAGERFSVHVVNITDREAVEALPAEVTAAHGGVDGVINVAGVIQKFVRVNDLPYSEIEKVMNVNFWGTLNMCKTFLPELLTRPAAALVNVASMGAYAPVPGQAVYGASKAAVKVLTEALYAELLGTKVAVTVVFPGAIGTDIAANSGVALAGESSAQAPAYKTSTPSAAARVIVEALRKGKYRATIGHDAAVMDRLSRLSPKRATTVIARQMRGLLG from the coding sequence ATGAACATCTCCGACAAGACCTTCGTCGTCACCGGCGCCGGCAACGGCATCGGTCGTGAGGTGAGCCTTCACCTGCTCGACGCCGGGGCGCGCGTCGCCGGCGTGGACCTCGATGCATCCGGTCTGGCTGCGACCGCCGAACGTGCCGCCGCCGGCGAGCGATTCTCCGTGCACGTCGTGAACATCACCGACCGAGAAGCCGTGGAGGCCCTGCCGGCCGAGGTGACCGCAGCCCACGGCGGCGTCGACGGCGTCATCAACGTCGCCGGGGTCATCCAGAAGTTCGTCCGCGTGAACGACCTGCCCTACTCGGAGATCGAGAAGGTCATGAACGTCAACTTCTGGGGAACCCTGAACATGTGCAAGACGTTCCTGCCGGAGCTGCTGACCCGCCCGGCAGCAGCACTGGTGAACGTCGCGAGCATGGGTGCGTACGCGCCGGTGCCCGGGCAAGCCGTCTACGGAGCGTCGAAGGCTGCCGTGAAGGTGCTCACGGAAGCGCTGTACGCGGAACTCCTCGGCACGAAGGTCGCCGTCACCGTCGTGTTCCCCGGCGCGATCGGGACGGACATCGCCGCGAACTCCGGTGTCGCCCTCGCCGGTGAGTCCTCGGCACAGGCCCCTGCCTACAAGACCTCGACCCCGTCCGCCGCCGCTCGCGTGATCGTCGAGGCGCTGCGCAAGGGCAAGTACCGGGCCACCATCGGCCACGACGCCGCAGTGATGGACAGGCTCTCGCGGCTGAGCCCGAAGCGTGCCACGACCGTGATCGCGCGGCAGATGCGCGGCTTGCTCGGCTGA
- a CDS encoding MFS transporter: protein MNYRRARTWEIAFSQLNNGSAMIFYVLVGLMSYLQNAGYGIAVAVAGVILTLTRVLDGVIDPLLALVIEKVRFRFGKLRLFMLTGWAIRSVAVVMLFVWGSDKGLGAGFFVGMYVVYVIGSSMNDIAGQMTAPILTNDPRQRPTVQVWATVYAYFFPALFSIVSTVLILPRHGNEFTVEMLSETAVVFVACSFVFQVLACLGVARIDKPENFTHIDVSKEKAEVTVRDMWNLVADNGPFKRYLISGASDKLAQVVKSQAVIGTLMWGILLGNMQLGTTLGMMAILPGIVFAIFGARYTGKHGSKGATVTWTWICLGLAVLLAAFCLSVDLQSVLGSVPLTVVFFLVYLLLNGSAMVVTVASGAMRADIVDYELDRSGKFLPATVTAAYNLVDQIISSLGSTLALGAVALIGFTAVMPQPTDSPTTSILFMTLALFFGLPILGWICTLVAMRGYKLDRHEMIEVQKRVAGRKAELEPVQPEAALT from the coding sequence GTGAACTACCGCCGCGCCCGCACGTGGGAGATCGCGTTCTCCCAGCTGAACAACGGCTCGGCGATGATCTTCTACGTCCTGGTCGGCCTGATGAGCTACCTGCAGAACGCCGGCTACGGCATCGCGGTTGCGGTCGCGGGAGTCATCCTGACCCTCACTCGCGTGCTGGACGGTGTGATCGACCCGCTGCTCGCGCTGGTGATCGAGAAGGTCCGCTTCCGCTTCGGCAAGCTCCGCCTGTTCATGCTCACCGGCTGGGCGATCCGTTCGGTCGCGGTCGTCATGCTGTTCGTGTGGGGATCCGACAAGGGTCTCGGCGCCGGGTTCTTCGTCGGCATGTACGTCGTGTACGTCATCGGCTCGTCGATGAACGATATCGCCGGGCAGATGACGGCGCCGATCCTCACCAACGACCCCCGCCAGCGGCCCACCGTCCAGGTCTGGGCGACGGTCTACGCCTACTTCTTCCCCGCGCTCTTCTCGATCGTCTCGACCGTCCTGATCCTTCCTCGGCACGGGAACGAGTTCACCGTGGAGATGCTCAGCGAGACCGCGGTCGTCTTCGTCGCCTGCTCCTTCGTCTTCCAGGTCCTCGCCTGCCTCGGAGTGGCACGCATCGACAAGCCGGAGAACTTCACCCACATCGACGTCTCGAAGGAGAAGGCCGAGGTCACGGTGCGTGACATGTGGAACCTGGTCGCCGACAACGGTCCGTTCAAGCGCTACCTGATCAGCGGCGCCTCCGACAAGCTCGCCCAGGTGGTGAAGTCGCAGGCCGTGATCGGGACGCTGATGTGGGGGATCCTGCTCGGCAACATGCAGCTCGGCACCACCCTCGGGATGATGGCCATCCTGCCGGGCATCGTGTTCGCGATCTTCGGTGCCCGCTACACGGGCAAGCACGGTTCGAAGGGCGCGACCGTCACCTGGACGTGGATCTGCCTGGGCCTCGCCGTCCTGCTCGCTGCTTTCTGCCTGTCGGTCGACCTGCAGTCCGTGCTCGGCAGCGTGCCGCTGACCGTCGTGTTCTTCCTCGTCTACCTGCTGCTCAACGGTTCGGCGATGGTGGTCACCGTGGCCTCCGGGGCGATGCGCGCCGACATCGTCGACTACGAGCTCGACCGTTCGGGCAAGTTCCTCCCGGCGACCGTCACGGCCGCCTACAACCTCGTCGACCAGATCATCTCGTCGCTCGGCTCCACCCTCGCACTGGGTGCGGTCGCACTGATCGGGTTCACCGCCGTCATGCCGCAGCCGACCGACAGCCCGACCACGTCGATCCTCTTCATGACGTTGGCGCTGTTCTTCGGCCTGCCGATCCTGGGCTGGATCTGCACTCTGGTCGCGATGCGAGGCTACAAGCTGGATCGCCACGAGATGATCGAGGTCCAGAAGCGGGTGGCGGGACGCAAGGCAGAGCTGGAGCCGGTGCAGCCCGAGGCGGCCCTCACCTGA
- a CDS encoding helix-turn-helix domain-containing protein, with protein sequence MPSLDRSGTMPAVDDPLVAVVEALAGVLSCPVTITDDPGTTLAVFQEMHCFDVGIQPAFTARSLREFVHSMPPQVIHEVEEPLGMAVTLARWDDRLLLIGPYTHAPMYPGVAEEVLSRLSVPTAFLSPYKLYRTRYAIVDAEYVHRSAAALLRAAGSEDSLGTLQHIKAEGGTIAPGQGEAPQSASFTVIEDRYRHEQDFMDAVADGSADDALEALQRLSGMPRTIGYLSTPFLGATILRIMARVAAQQGGLPPATIDAISQEYAQRLHRVGHTSDPRRMLGFTSQMVSDFCTAVRRHRQHDYPMLVRRVTDQIDLHLSQDISTPALAEEMGVSASTLARQFKEATSTTIAGYVARRRAERAARLLSTTSQSVRDIALYVGYDDANYFVKVFRAQYGTTPTAYRDLHAR encoded by the coding sequence GTGCCCTCCCTCGACCGATCGGGAACCATGCCTGCCGTCGACGACCCGCTCGTCGCCGTCGTCGAAGCTCTCGCCGGGGTGCTGAGCTGCCCCGTGACGATCACCGACGATCCCGGCACGACGTTGGCGGTGTTCCAGGAGATGCACTGCTTCGACGTCGGGATCCAGCCCGCCTTCACCGCCCGGAGTCTGCGAGAGTTCGTCCACTCGATGCCTCCCCAGGTGATCCACGAGGTGGAGGAGCCGCTCGGCATGGCGGTGACGCTGGCGCGCTGGGACGACCGGCTGCTCCTGATCGGGCCGTACACGCACGCGCCGATGTACCCGGGCGTCGCGGAAGAGGTGCTGAGCCGGCTCTCCGTCCCGACCGCATTCCTTTCGCCGTACAAGCTCTACCGCACCCGGTATGCGATCGTGGACGCGGAGTACGTGCACCGCAGCGCGGCGGCTCTGTTGCGCGCTGCCGGGAGCGAGGACTCGCTCGGCACCCTGCAGCACATCAAGGCAGAGGGCGGAACGATCGCACCAGGCCAGGGCGAAGCACCGCAGTCGGCCTCGTTCACCGTCATCGAGGATCGATACCGTCACGAGCAGGACTTCATGGATGCTGTCGCCGACGGTTCCGCCGATGATGCGCTGGAGGCTCTGCAGAGGCTCTCCGGGATGCCGCGCACCATCGGGTACCTGTCCACGCCGTTCCTCGGAGCGACGATCCTGCGGATCATGGCGCGCGTCGCCGCCCAGCAGGGCGGCCTGCCCCCCGCGACGATCGACGCGATCTCGCAGGAGTACGCACAGCGCTTGCATCGGGTGGGCCACACCTCCGACCCCCGACGCATGCTCGGGTTCACGTCGCAGATGGTCTCCGACTTCTGCACGGCCGTCAGGCGGCACCGACAGCACGACTACCCGATGCTCGTGCGACGGGTGACCGATCAGATCGACCTGCATCTCAGCCAGGACATCTCGACGCCGGCTCTGGCCGAGGAGATGGGGGTGTCCGCCTCCACCTTGGCGCGGCAGTTCAAGGAGGCGACGAGCACCACCATCGCCGGCTACGTCGCTCGCCGACGCGCCGAACGCGCTGCGCGGCTGCTCTCGACGACGTCCCAGAGCGTCCGCGACATCGCGTTGTACGTCGGGTACGACGACGCCAACTACTTCGTCAAGGTCTTCCGCGCCCAGTACGGCACGACGCCGACGGCGTACCGCGACCTCCACGCACGATGA
- a CDS encoding glycoside hydrolase family 2 protein produces MPQPVVPVVRRVTPILDGWAFAPSALPAATWDQVAAEGSTVTLPHTWNAVDGQAGGGYRRGRSTYARRVVADAGAAETWVEFAGVNSSAEVFVDGQLLARHDGGYSTFRVNLTERLDEGVATVVVVVDNSANETVYPQQADFTFYGGIYRDVTQISVGATHFALDGHGGPGLTVTPHLDGDRADVAMSASVTGVDATSVRFLVDGVTSATVPVVEGGASADLQIEQVRRWRGLRDPHLYVARAELLDGEQVVDVVELRFGCREFAVDPQRGFLLNGEEYPLRGVSRHQDHEGVGNAITEEMKQTDLALLHEIGATTVRLAHYQHDQRFYDLCDEAGFVVWAEVPQITVFLPGAVDNARDQLTELIVQNRHHASIVCWGLSNEITLAGAGEEVVAAHRELNDLAHRLDPERLTAMANLFLLETDHALVTVPDVMSYNLYFGWYVGESADNDTWLDDFHAAYPEIAIGLSEYGADANPQYQSADPAKGDYTESYQALYHEHMVTMIEERPWLWATHVWNLADFGSAGRDEGGVAGRNQKGLVTFDRGLKKDAFYVYKAAWATEPFVHVAGRRRAERFEDVTEVVVYSNQPEVTLSVDGAVVGKVAGGRVFRFEVPLTGEHEVTAQAGDVVDTISLRKVDEVAAATVMPTTTISNWFDEAPLPTPAGFFSIEDSLGDIKQSEEGARLIASVLDAVSTSRGEVGRGVEIPPAMQAIVDRMSVAKLIKQAGGVPAEQVAALNAQLNLIAK; encoded by the coding sequence ATGCCGCAGCCTGTCGTCCCCGTCGTCCGCCGAGTGACCCCGATCCTCGACGGGTGGGCGTTCGCGCCGTCGGCACTTCCGGCGGCGACCTGGGACCAGGTCGCCGCCGAAGGCTCGACCGTGACGCTGCCGCACACATGGAACGCCGTCGACGGACAGGCCGGTGGCGGGTACCGGCGTGGTCGCTCCACGTACGCCCGACGCGTGGTCGCCGACGCGGGTGCCGCGGAGACCTGGGTCGAGTTCGCCGGCGTGAACTCCTCCGCCGAGGTGTTCGTGGACGGACAGCTCCTCGCTCGGCACGACGGTGGGTACTCGACGTTCCGCGTGAACCTCACGGAACGTCTCGACGAGGGTGTGGCGACCGTCGTGGTCGTGGTGGACAACTCTGCGAACGAGACCGTCTACCCGCAGCAGGCGGACTTCACCTTCTACGGCGGCATCTACCGTGACGTGACCCAGATCAGCGTCGGCGCGACCCACTTCGCGCTCGATGGGCACGGTGGCCCGGGGCTGACCGTGACGCCGCACCTCGACGGAGACCGTGCCGACGTCGCGATGAGCGCGAGCGTTACCGGCGTCGATGCGACATCCGTCCGGTTCCTCGTCGACGGCGTGACCTCGGCGACCGTTCCGGTCGTCGAGGGCGGTGCGAGCGCCGACCTGCAGATCGAGCAGGTGCGTCGGTGGCGCGGTCTGCGAGACCCCCACCTGTACGTCGCTCGGGCCGAGCTGCTCGACGGCGAACAGGTCGTCGACGTGGTCGAGTTGCGTTTCGGGTGCCGCGAGTTCGCCGTCGACCCGCAGCGCGGCTTCTTGCTCAACGGTGAGGAGTACCCGCTGCGAGGGGTCTCGCGTCACCAGGACCACGAGGGTGTGGGCAACGCGATCACCGAGGAGATGAAGCAGACGGACCTCGCGCTGCTGCACGAGATCGGCGCCACCACCGTGCGCCTCGCGCACTACCAGCACGACCAGCGGTTCTACGACCTGTGCGACGAGGCAGGGTTCGTCGTGTGGGCCGAGGTCCCTCAGATCACGGTGTTCCTGCCGGGCGCCGTCGACAACGCCCGCGACCAGCTCACCGAGCTGATCGTGCAGAACCGTCACCACGCGAGCATCGTCTGCTGGGGCCTGTCGAACGAGATCACCCTGGCGGGTGCCGGCGAGGAGGTGGTCGCCGCGCACCGCGAGCTGAACGACCTGGCGCACCGACTCGACCCGGAGCGTCTGACGGCGATGGCTAACCTGTTCCTGCTCGAGACGGATCACGCCCTCGTGACCGTGCCCGACGTGATGTCGTACAACCTGTACTTCGGTTGGTACGTGGGGGAGTCGGCCGACAACGACACCTGGCTCGACGACTTCCACGCCGCCTACCCCGAGATCGCGATCGGGCTGTCGGAGTACGGTGCGGACGCGAACCCGCAGTACCAGTCGGCCGACCCCGCCAAGGGTGACTACACCGAGAGCTACCAGGCGCTCTACCACGAGCACATGGTCACCATGATCGAGGAGCGGCCGTGGCTGTGGGCCACCCATGTCTGGAACCTCGCCGACTTTGGCTCCGCCGGGCGTGACGAGGGCGGCGTGGCGGGACGCAACCAGAAGGGGCTGGTGACCTTCGACCGCGGCCTGAAGAAGGACGCGTTCTACGTCTACAAGGCGGCGTGGGCGACGGAGCCGTTCGTCCACGTGGCGGGTCGCCGCCGCGCGGAGCGGTTCGAGGACGTGACCGAGGTCGTCGTGTACTCCAACCAGCCGGAGGTGACCCTGTCGGTCGACGGGGCCGTGGTCGGCAAGGTGGCCGGCGGTCGCGTGTTCCGCTTCGAGGTCCCGTTGACCGGTGAGCACGAGGTCACCGCGCAGGCGGGTGACGTCGTCGACACGATCAGCCTCCGCAAGGTCGACGAGGTGGCTGCGGCGACCGTGATGCCGACGACCACGATCTCGAACTGGTTCGACGAGGCGCCGCTCCCGACCCCCGCGGGCTTCTTCTCGATCGAGGACTCCCTCGGCGACATCAAGCAGTCCGAGGAGGGCGCACGCCTGATCGCCTCGGTCTTGGACGCCGTCTCGACGAGCCGCGGCGAGGTGGGCCGCGGGGTCGAGATCCCCCCGGCGATGCAGGCCATCGTCGACCGCATGAGTGTGGCGAAGCTGATCAAGCAGGCTGGGGGAGTGCCGGCGGAACAGGTCGCAGCCCTGAACGCCCAGCTCAACCTCATCGCCAAGTGA
- a CDS encoding mannonate dehydratase, producing the protein MGFRWYGEGNDTVTLDHVRQVPGVETIVWSLHHKQAGEVWEQAEIDAEVAHITGLTDEARARGITRTFDADVVESVNVHESIKLGRTVLGMSRDEAIENYRTTIRRLGRAGVKVVCYNFMPVFDWLRTDLWHPLPDGSTALYFEKAVVDRMTPESLIADMAAGSHGLTLPGWEPERLAGFTELNAAYAGVTHEDMYASYRYFLDAVIPVCEESGVKLGVHPDDPPFDVFGWPRVVSSHDDLARVLDLHPSPYHGLTLCLGSFSANPQADAVAAVEAYMDRIHFSHVRNIKHFPNGDFTEVAHRACEGDVDTVGIMKAYAQAGYTGYLRPDHGRHLWDENTTNKPRPGYGLYDRALGIQYLLGVWDAVHHTGR; encoded by the coding sequence ATGGGCTTCCGCTGGTACGGCGAGGGCAACGACACGGTCACGCTCGACCACGTCCGGCAGGTGCCGGGCGTCGAGACCATCGTGTGGAGCCTGCACCACAAGCAGGCCGGCGAGGTCTGGGAGCAGGCCGAGATCGACGCGGAGGTCGCGCACATCACCGGGCTGACGGACGAGGCGCGGGCGCGCGGGATCACGCGCACCTTCGACGCCGACGTCGTGGAGTCGGTCAACGTGCACGAGTCGATCAAGCTCGGCCGCACGGTGCTCGGGATGAGCAGGGACGAGGCGATCGAGAACTACCGCACCACGATCCGGCGTCTCGGCCGGGCCGGGGTGAAGGTGGTCTGCTACAACTTCATGCCCGTCTTCGACTGGCTGCGCACGGACCTGTGGCACCCCCTGCCCGACGGGTCGACGGCCCTGTACTTCGAGAAGGCCGTCGTGGACCGCATGACCCCCGAGTCCCTGATCGCGGACATGGCCGCCGGTTCGCACGGCCTCACCCTGCCCGGCTGGGAGCCCGAGCGGCTCGCCGGGTTCACCGAGCTGAACGCCGCCTACGCCGGCGTCACGCACGAGGACATGTACGCCAGCTACCGGTACTTCCTGGACGCGGTGATCCCGGTGTGCGAGGAGTCGGGCGTCAAGCTGGGTGTGCACCCCGACGACCCGCCCTTCGACGTGTTCGGCTGGCCGCGGGTGGTGTCCTCCCACGACGACCTGGCGCGCGTGCTGGACCTGCACCCGAGCCCGTACCACGGCCTGACGCTGTGCCTGGGGAGCTTCTCGGCGAACCCGCAGGCCGACGCGGTGGCCGCGGTCGAGGCGTACATGGACCGCATCCACTTCTCGCACGTGCGCAACATCAAGCACTTCCCGAACGGCGACTTCACCGAGGTCGCGCACCGGGCGTGCGAGGGCGACGTCGACACCGTCGGCATCATGAAGGCGTACGCCCAGGCCGGGTACACCGGCTACCTCAGGCCCGACCACGGCCGTCACCTGTGGGACGAGAACACCACGAACAAGCCGCGCCCCGGCTACGGCCTGTACGACCGTGCGCTGGGCATCCAGTACCTGCTCGGCGTCTGGGACGCCGTGCACCACACCGGGCGCTGA
- a CDS encoding mannitol dehydrogenase family protein, whose translation MHFGLGAFHRAHQAWYTARASDAAEWGIVAFTGRSRDLVDRLRPQDGLYTLVERGVDGDRCEVVPSIVRIESGDDVPAFVAAVADPAVVILTLTMTESGYRLGADGTPDLSDPVVAADVALLSEAFTTGSADAARPGTAMARILLGLDARRRAGAGSIAVVPCDNLPDNGGKFRRALVDLAERTSRELPAWLATKVSVVSTSIDRITPAIDGTVESLAVAEAARWTDAAPVVTEPFSDWVLEGAFPAGRPDWESAGARFVDELAPWENRKLWMLNGAHTVLAALGQVRGHANVNSAIVDPVCRDAVEALWDDDARQLPEFDLADYRAALLERFGNPRIEHRLAQIAQDSTTKMRLRIVPVALAELADGRTAHGCATAVAAWVLGVRAGLVPSPDGVGEHADAGDDPPSSATLLDLLDPRLAAHTTFAGLVLAACADLSAPWDFERRLRHVP comes from the coding sequence GTGCACTTCGGGCTCGGTGCCTTCCACCGCGCCCACCAGGCCTGGTACACCGCGCGCGCCTCCGACGCCGCGGAGTGGGGCATCGTGGCGTTCACCGGCCGCAGCCGCGATCTCGTCGACCGGTTGCGGCCCCAGGACGGCCTCTACACGCTCGTCGAGCGGGGCGTCGACGGCGACCGCTGCGAGGTGGTGCCGTCGATCGTCCGCATCGAGTCCGGCGACGACGTGCCCGCGTTCGTCGCGGCCGTCGCCGACCCAGCCGTCGTGATCCTCACGCTCACCATGACCGAGTCCGGCTACCGGCTCGGCGCCGACGGCACCCCGGACCTGAGCGACCCGGTCGTCGCGGCGGACGTCGCACTGTTGTCCGAGGCGTTCACGACCGGGAGCGCCGACGCCGCCCGGCCCGGAACCGCGATGGCACGCATTCTGCTCGGCCTCGACGCCCGCCGTCGTGCCGGTGCAGGGTCGATTGCCGTCGTCCCCTGTGACAACCTGCCCGACAACGGTGGCAAGTTCCGGCGTGCGCTCGTCGATCTCGCCGAGAGGACGTCGCGCGAGCTGCCGGCCTGGCTCGCGACGAAGGTCTCGGTCGTCTCGACGTCGATCGATCGCATCACGCCTGCCATCGACGGCACCGTCGAGTCCCTCGCCGTCGCCGAGGCAGCCCGCTGGACCGATGCGGCGCCCGTGGTCACCGAACCCTTCTCCGACTGGGTGCTCGAGGGCGCCTTCCCCGCCGGGAGGCCGGACTGGGAGTCCGCCGGGGCCCGGTTCGTCGACGAGCTCGCGCCGTGGGAGAACCGCAAGCTCTGGATGCTCAACGGCGCCCACACCGTGCTCGCCGCGCTCGGGCAGGTCCGCGGGCACGCGAACGTGAACAGTGCGATCGTCGACCCTGTCTGCCGCGACGCCGTGGAAGCGCTCTGGGACGACGACGCGCGGCAGCTGCCGGAGTTCGATCTCGCGGACTACCGCGCGGCCCTGCTCGAGCGTTTCGGCAATCCGCGGATCGAGCACCGGCTGGCCCAGATCGCCCAGGACTCGACGACGAAGATGCGACTGCGTATCGTCCCGGTCGCCCTCGCAGAGCTCGCCGACGGCCGGACCGCGCACGGGTGTGCGACCGCGGTCGCAGCGTGGGTGCTCGGCGTCCGCGCAGGGTTGGTCCCTTCGCCTGACGGCGTCGGCGAACACGCGGACGCAGGCGACGATCCGCCGTCGTCGGCCACCCTGCTCGACCTGCTCGATCCGCGTCTTGCGGCCCACACGACGTTCGCTGGACTCGTACTCGCTGCCTGTGCGGATCTTTCCGCGCCCTGGGATTTCGAGCGTCGGTTGCGTCACGTCCCGTAG